The Raphanus sativus cultivar WK10039 chromosome 2, ASM80110v3, whole genome shotgun sequence genome includes a region encoding these proteins:
- the LOC108842783 gene encoding uncharacterized protein LOC108842783, protein MMLVQRRVMRWKRVWKSFQAVSDNGFIFSFTLLLALKLDHLLSHSWWFVFTPLWWLFHAVISCGRFSLPASSMPHNQDWTPYQYVMATPLLVAFEILLFLHLEDKYEADLKFVFLPLLAFEVAILVDNIRKCLTLIPRNEETMSEEPLLYTWVSIWMGSLIATITFTLVKSSGDVAAWEWWDLSIDFGISECFGFLVTKWWNQSIQGGSHIPTSSSMGVIYLDQDSDTASRLLDIGGYVMKIPFITFQVILFMSLEGTPASPKNIPIVVLFVPLFLLQGARVLSVTYISLAKSVLWIYSFVGPYGRYLARSSARVLLRFFQHCKRSVNKSLLFIYSVATSIARIFLGFFQHGARLLDCWSADEGSQEEQARLHTGEATGYNTFSPEVVKKMPKSDLVKEVRRLQAALSEQTDIRKQEYEKLQDEKILCKVCILEPIEVVLLPCKHRVLCSTCYKKCEICPICRALIAEGIHVYDA, encoded by the exons ATGATGTTGGTGCAGAGGAGAGTAATGAGATGGAAAAGAGTTTGGAAGTCCTTTCAAGCGGTCTCCGACAATggtttcatcttctccttcacGCTTCTTCTCGCTCTCAAGCTTGATCATCTCCTTTCTCACTCATGGTG GTTTGTATTTACACCCTTGTGGTGGTTGTTTCATGCTGTGATTTCCTGTGGTAGATTTTCGTTGCCTGCTTCATCAATGCCTCATAATCAGGAT TGGACTCCTTATCAATATGTCATGGCAACGCCGCTGCTTGTTGCTTTTGAGATCCTGCTCTTTCTACATCTTGAAGATAAATATG AGGCTGACTTAAAGTTTGTCTTCTTACCCTTGCTTGCCTTTGAGGTAGCGATTTTGGTAGATAATATAAG AAAGTGTTTGACACTCATTCCTAGAAATGAGGAAACTATGAGTGAAGAACCACTTCTC TACACATGGGTTTCCATCTGGATGGGTTCCTTAATTGCTACCATAACCTTCACTCTTGTTAAATCAAGTG GTGATGTAGCTGCGTGGGAGTGGTGGGACTTATCTATAGACTTTGG AATATCAGAGTGCTTTGGCTTTCTTGTCACAAAGTGGTGGAATCAGTCAATCCAAGGGGGTTCACATATACCTACCTCATCTTCAATGGGAGTAATATATCTTGATCAGGACAGCGACACAGCATCCCGTCTCCTAGATATTGGTGGATATGTAATGAAAATCCCATTCATTACCTTCCAAGTCATCCTTTTCATGAGCTTAGAG GGAACACCTGCTTCTCCCAAAAACATTCCGATTGTAGTTCTGTTTGTACCTCTTTTTCTGCTACAAGGAGCTAGGGTGCTTTCTGTTACATATATTTCCTTGGCAAAATCTGTCTTGTGGATCTATAGTTTTGTTGGTCCTTATGGAAGATATTTAGCTAGATCATCGGCTCGTGTACTCCTGAGATTCTTTCAACATTGTAAAAG GTCTGTGAACAAATCTTTATTGTTCATTTATAGTGTTGCGACATCAATTGCTCGAATATTCCTGGGATTCTTTCAGCATGGTGCAAG ATTACTTGACTGCTGGTCCGCCGATGAAGGAAGTCAGGAGGAACAAGCTAGGCTCCACACTGGAGAAGCTACTGG TTACAACACATTCTCACCAGAGGTTGTGAAGAAAATGCCGAAGTCTGATCTTGTTAAAGAG GTACGTAGACTACAAGCTGCATTGAGTGAGCAAACAGATATCCGCAAGCAGGAGTACGAAAAGCTTCAAGAC GAGAAGATTCTTTGCAAAGTTTGCATCCTAGAGCCGATCGAGGTGGTTCTACTCCCATGTAAACATCGCGTCCTCTGCAG CACATGCTACAAGAAATGCGAGATCTGTCCGATTTGTCGCGCATTGATTGCGGAAGGTATTCATGTATACGATGCGTAG